AAGCGCTTTAGTAAAATGTTACAAGGTAACATTCGTAATGTATTGCGCCATATAGAGGGTGATGTCAAAGTGATCTTGGAGTGGGATAAGATCATTGTGCGTACGGACGATGAAAGTGCAAAAAACAAAGAAAACTTAATTTATACTTTGGCGAGTACGCCAGGTATTGCACATTTTCTTGAAGTAAAAGAGACTTCTTTTACAGAATTACACGATGCTTATGAGCAAACCAAAGAACATATTGGTGATTTATTAACGGGTAAGACCTTTTGTGTGCGCGTGAAACGTATCGGTAAACATGATTTTTCTTCAACTGAAGCAGAGCGTTATATTGGTGGCGGCTTAAATCAATTTACGGAAGCGGCTGGCGTGAAATTAAAAAATCCAGATGTGACTATTCAGTTAGAAATCAATAATGATAAACTTTTCTTTATCGACAAACGTCATGCAGGCTTAGGCGGATTTCCTTTAGGTACACAAGAGTCCGTATTATCTTTGATCTCAGGTGGTTTTGATTCGGGTGTCTCAAGTTATCAATTTATTAAACGTGGCTCTCGCGTGCATTACTGTTTCTTTAATCTAGGTGGCGCGGCTCATGAGATTGGCGTGAAGCAAGTTGCTTACCGTTTATGGGAACGTTTTGGATCTTCGCATAAAGTTAAATTTATCTCTATCCCTTTTGAGCCGGTTGTGGCTGAGATATTAGAAAAAGTAGAAAATGGTCAAATGGGGGTTGTCTTAAAACGTATGATGATGCGTGCGGGAACATTAGTTGCTGAGCGTCTTGATATTGAATCATTAGTGACAGGCGAAGCATTAGGTCAAGTTTCAAGCCAAACATTACGTAATCTATCTGTTATCGATAAAGTAACTGATATGCTTATTTTACGTCCTCTTATCGTGACAGATAAACAAGATATTATCGATTGTGCTCGCGTAATTGGTACTGCTGAGCTTTCTGAGACTATTCCTGAATATTGTGGCGTTATCTCCCAGCGTCCAACCGTTAAAGCGGTTATGAGTAAAATTGAAAAAGAGGAAGCTAAATTTGATCTTTCTCTTATTCAAAAAGTGGTTGAGGAAGCGAATGTTATCGATATTCGTGATATTGCTAAAGCCGCCAATGCAGAAGTAGTTGAAGTTGAGTCTGTTTCTGCGTTTAAAGATAACGAGGTCATTTTAGATATTCGCTCTGCAGAAGAGAAAGAAGGCGCGCCTTTATTAATAGAAGGGGTGCAGGTTGAACATATGCCTTTCTTCAAATTGGGCTCTCAATTTGAAACGTTAGCACAAGATAAGACTTATTTATTATATTGCGATCGTGGCGTGATGAGTCAGCTGCAAGCATTATATTTAAAAGAATCTGGATTTAATAACGTCAAAGTTTACCGTCCTTAATAGAACGGTTTTTGCAGATTGAGAAACGGCGCTTAGGCGCCGTTTTTTTGTTTTTAGATAAGGGTTAAAAGATATCGCATTTTTTGGTATGTTTGTTTTAAGCTCAGTTGCAAGGCGCCTAAATATTCATGCCAAGCTATCGTTGTATGGCGAAGAGCGAGACTGCTGGGGAGCTTTCTATAACTTGGCAATACAGTTTTACTATAAGGCGCCAAATAATGCGCAGGAGCCGGAATGGGGCTTAGGCCTTGCGCTTTAAATAAAGACAGGGCTCTTGGCATATGCGTCGCGGAAGTGACAAGTGCCGCCTTTTTCCCGCGGATTATTTTTTGCATGGCAGCAATTTCATCATCGGTATCTTTGGCTTCATCAATACGTATAATATGATTGAGCGGAATAGCAAATTGTAGTGCCAACTCTTCAAGTAGTTGTGCATGTGATTTCTCATCACCAAAACTTCCCCCTGATACAATTAAAGTAGCATTAGGATTCGCTTGGTAAAGGCGCAATGCTTCGATAAAGCGGCTTAACGCCGTTGCAGAGAGTTGCCCCGTGATAGGTAAAGTGGCATCAAAGGTGCCACTTGAGCCGAGTAATAAAATATAATCTAAGTCTTGCGCGGTATCTGTTTCTAGCATAGCCACATTTTCACGCTCTAAAGTTTGTACAAAAGACGCCGAAAAAGGGCGATAAGAGGCCACAAAAAGAAAAACAAAACTGACTATTAAGAGAAACTTAGCCATTTTTTGTTTTTTTGTAAAAAAGAGTAAGATAAGGGCCATCAAAAAAAGACAAAAGAAAAAGGGCAGTGGCATGAGTAGGGTGCCTACCCATTTTTTAAGAATAAATAACATCATTAATATTAAACATTTATTGTCGGGAAGATAAAGACATATTATCAGGTGGTAGGCTTTGATAGATCATAATTTTGATGGCATAGCGCACAAATTTTTAAAAAACATTTATGGCACCACAAAAGGGAAGATCCGCACTGCGGTTGTGTGGCAAGCGATTTTAGATTGTTTGGCGCTTTTACCTCAAAGACCACTGCGTATCTTAGATGCAGGAGGTGGATGTGGGTTTTTGGCACAAAAATTAGCGGCAATGGGCCATCAGGTGGTGCTCTGTGATATATCAAAAGTATTATTAGATGAAGCTAAAAAACAAATGCAGGGCAAAGATTTTGCAAAAAATGTACACATAATACATTGTCCGATTCAACAATTATCCGAGCATGTCGACGCTGATTTTGATTTGATCTTAAATCATGCGGTTTTAGAATGGTTAGAGTGTCCCAAACAAACGTTGCAGGGATTATTAACATTATTAAATGTTAATGGGGTGATGTCGTTAATGTTTTATAATAAAGACGCGCAACGATTTCATAATTTGCTTTGTGCCAATTTTGATTTTGTTGAGCGGGGAATGTTACGAAAAAAAGTGGTACGTTTAACGCCGACACACCCACTTTTAGAAAAAGATGTGCAGAGTTGGTTAAAAGAAGTCAATTTTTATGTTTTACAAAAAACGGGGGTGCGTATTATTCATGATTATTTAAAAGATCCTACGCAAAGCGTGCATAAATACGCACAATTACTTGCCATGGAGCAAAAATATAATCAACAAGAGCCTTATGCTTCACTCGGGCGTTATACTCATTTAATGATTAAGGCAACACAGTGACTGATTTTTATTTTCGATTAAATATTTCTTATCAAGCCTTTGAACAATTATATCGTACGCCAAATACAGTGATAAAGGTACGTGAGGAAGCAGGACGTATGCTACAGATCCCAGCGATGCGTTTTGTTCCTTTCTTTTCACAATTAGGGGTGAGAGGGCGTTTTCAATTAACATTGACAGACAATAACAAATTTGAAAAATTAGTATTGTTAGAGCAATAAGAAAAAAATGCCTAGGAAAAAGGGGGATACCTAGGCATGTAAAGCATCATGGCTTCTGTTTATAACAATAATCAATATTTTAAAAAAAGAAAGTAAATTGCTGATTATTTAGTAAAAATATTGTTGTCGCGAATGAGTTCTCTTGGCAGGTTATTCTTAATGCGATTATTAAGGACCTTACCAAACCCAATGACGGTATTGCGGTAACTCAGTAAAACCTCTCCACTGCGTATCTCACTGTGCAACTCACGAATATCGCGACCTTGATAGAAGGTTTGCGCTTGCTCTGCATTAAGTATTAATACATTTTTTGTGGCTTGTGCGCCAAAGCAGGTTAAAAACTCATGCATACTTTTAAAGCCACTTTTACGTCCAGAGCCAAATTCTTCGGCGATTTTAATCCCCAAACGTGAAAAGCGGATCTTGGGGATCAATGCTTTGATAGGATCAGGGAATAACCAAAATTCTTGATCGCGTTGATACAACATGCCCGTAATGTTGGTAATACCAAATTGCGTCTCAAAATACTCATAAAGCTCGGCTTCTTTTTGTCTGGTTGGGCGAATAAAAGGGAATTTACCTAAGCGTTTTTTAACGCTAGGTGCAGTGGTTTTTCCTACTTTACGTATGGCTGCTACAAAAAAGCCTTCCGTATCATAAATTTGAGGCCAAACATGTAAGAAGCCTTCTGTGGTCGCTGCTTTATCAGCTCCCTTAAATAAATCACTCAGGTTTAAAAATTCAACACAATCAGTAAAGCGCTCTTTAAGTGCGTGGCAAATATCTTGATTTTCTTCAAGGCTTAAGGTGCAGGTAGAGTAAACTAAAATGCCGTCTTCTTTGAGCGCGTAAAACGCACTTTCAATAAGCGCTTGTTGCGTTAAAGCAATACTTTCAATAGAGCTTTGGCTCCAGTTCTTCATCGCATGTTTATCTTTACGCACAGTGCCTTCACCTGAGCACGGTGCATCGAGTAAAATAGCGTCAAAGGTGTTTTCGAGCCAAGAGCCAAAAATTTTGCCATCAAAATGTGTTAATGCCACATTTTTAATGCCGCAACGTTGCATATTTGCATGCAGTATTTTAACGCGACTTGCGGAATACTCATTGGCGATAAGCAAGCCTTGATTGTTCATTTGAGCTGCCAATTGTGTGGTTTTTGAACCGGGGGCTGCTGCCATATCAAGGATGGTTGAGTGTTCATCGGTTTTGAAAAAATGCGATAAGGCGCTCACGGGTAGCATTGAGCTGGCTTCTTGTAAGTAACAAAGGCCGGATAAATGCTCAAAACTATTACCCAACGGAGTGAGTTGCTCTCCTGCATCTATCCAAAAGCCTTCGGTGCACCAAGGAATGGAAGATAACTGCCAATTGTGCTCGCTAGCCAGTAATTTAAAATCATCAATACTAATTTTTAATGTATTCACGCGAACCGCGGGGCGAAGCGGGCGCTGACAGGCATCTAAGAAATCTGATAATGCGAGTGTTTTAGGTAAAATGTCCGACATTTTATTAATAAACTCGGGCGGGAGAAGAGTACGGTTATCCATTAAAGATCCTTAAAAAAACACACACAAAAAAGTGTGTGTTTTATAGCATACTCTGAGTTCAAAAATCTATTTTTTTGGGATCGATAATTTCCAATCAAACCATTCATCTTCTATCTCTAACGCTAGGGTGAAAGACATGTTTTTGCTCGCTTGTGGCTGTAAAGCCGTATTATCGTTGGTGCTCATATTGATGCCTCCTTTAATTAAAGAGGTTAATGAGGTGGCTTTAAGCGTTGCACCACTGATCCCGACATCTAAATTAAAACCAGACGCAGGCCAAAAAATAGAATTACGACGAATGAGTCGCTGATAGTTAGGATAAATGTTTAATGTTATCTCAACGCCACTGGCATCCGCATTTAATTGTTTGTTGATAACCTCACCAATGACAATTTGGCGATGATAGACGGGGCTACCTATGTCAGTAGAGCCCGCATTGTTGGCTTGTAAAATGATTGTTAAGCCTTGTTTATTAGCGGCTAGCATCGGCTCTTTTAATTCACCTTTAAATCGCGTCGTGATACCGCCACTTCCGGGGGTAACATTAATATAAGCGCCACTGACTAACGTGGATAAGTTTTTAGCACCTGAAAGAGATATCTCACTGCTCACAATCCAAAAACGGCTATTTTTACGCAGCACTTTGGCTGTAAACGGCGCGTCTATATTCGCAATGGCTTGAATTTCATTATTTTTATTTAAACTTAATTTAATTACCTCACCAATAACAAGACCCTTCAATCTTAATTTGTTACCTACTTTTAAGTTTTTAGCATTGCCAAAAATAAGCGTAATTGATTTTGCCGGATGTGTCGCTTGTTGGTAAGTTTCAAAAAGTTTATAAGCGCCATTTTTAAAACGGTTATCAATGCTGTTTTCACCTTGGTCGACGGAAATGCCTCCACTGGTGATGGCTTGTAGGGATTCTGCCTGCATTTTTATACCTTGCAAATCGGCAGAAAAATTAAAGCCACTGACGTTCCAAAAAACACTTTTAGTATTGATCAGATGTTTATATTGGCCTTTGATCGTTAAATGCGTACGTATTAAACCCGAATCATCAAAATCAAAAGAGCGGATCTCACCAATGGGAAATTTATGATAATAAACGGGGGATCCTACATTTAGTGCCGGTAGTTTGCTGCTTAATAAGCTGATTTTTAAGGGGGTGGTAAATACATTTTTACCTATTTTTGCTATTGCTTTCGAGGGATATAGACGAAAGGATTGTTGCTTCGAGAGTAAAGAGCTTGGGGCGTTGGTTTTAATAGGCTTTTTATTATACAAACCGATGCCACCACTGATAATATTTTCAAAAGGGCTCGATTGTAACTCAATACCGGTGAGTGACATTTTTAAATTTACGCCACTTAATAAGTAAAACTGGCTTTGTTTATTAATAAGATAACTAAATTTAGCCTCTATTTTCATCAAGGCTTCAATAAACTTTCCTGATGAGGATAAATTCAAACTGTCTATTTTACCAATTGTTATCCCTTGGTATACAATCGCATCGCCACGGTTAAGGCCTGTCGCGTCCTTAGTGAGTAAGCGTAAATTCAGAGATGGAGTGAGAGGGCGATGTTCAATATCCACAATAAACTGTTTTTGAGGGAGATCATTACGCTTTGTTGTTGGTGCAAAACCAATATAGTTACCACTAATGAGGTTGCCAATATTCTTAATTTTAGTTAAAGAGAGAGACGTCGTTTCTAACCAAAACTGTGCATTTTGAGTCATCAGAGTCGCAAATTCTGCAGAGATACTGGCTGTTGCACTAAAATAATCTTTATCTTGTATGTATTTTATTGCTGTTAGGTGGCCGATACTGTGGCCTTTAAAGCGGATCTCTGCACCGTTAGCTAAGTTTTCTGTGGATTTTAAAATAAGTGTAATACTGATACCTTTTTGGCTGTTTTTAAAGTTATCAAATAAAACAAAGGTTTTGTTGGTTTTGAGTGGCGCGCCATTAGAGGGTGAATTAAAACTTATTCCGCCTGCGATTAAAGCGCTGATACTGTCTATTTTAAGATCCAGACCACTGCGTGAAAGATTGGCATTAAGACCGCTTATATTCCAGAACTTACTATTTTCATGTAACAGGTGACTGTATTTCTTATCAATAAACGCACTAATGTTAACCTGTTTGCCATCAATGGATAATTGCGTTTTGATCACTTCACCGACTTTTATCTTTTTATAAAATAAAGGGGTTGCGACGCCAATGGAATTAGCTTGTTTGGTTTTTAAATTAACCAGTAAAGCGCCATCGGGTATCGATACTGGAGGCTCAGTAACCGCTTTAAAATCACTTTCACTATCACCCTTTCCGGGATGTAAATTAATATAACTGCCTGAGAAAAGTGTGTCTAACCCTGAAATGGTGGTTAAAGAGGCTTGTGGAGACACTAACCAAAACTGTGTTTTTTCACGAAGCATAAAAGTCGCGTGTGACTCGATCGTTGCAATAATATTGACACCACTGCTACTGTCTAATTCTATTTTTTTCACCGTACCGACAATCACGCCTTTATAACGGATGCGTGTTTTATCCACAATAATGCCTTCCGCATTACTGAAATGTATTTTAATGCTTTCATTGGCATTGGTGATGTTTTTTAGGAGGATCCATCCGCCTAAGATCGCAGCGACAATAGGTAAAAACCAAATGGGCGAAAAAGCGCGGGTTTTTACTATACTGGCTTGGTTGTTTAATGCTCCATCATTCATTATTTTGTGCATCCCAAATTAAACGTGTATCAAAACTATTGGCAGCTAAAAGCGTACAAAGCACCACTAAGGTAAAAGAGGATGCCGCAATACCGGGGTAAACAGAAAGTAAATTCCCTTTATCAAAAACGGCAACCATGAGCGAGATCACAAAAAGGTCTAAAACGGACCACTTTCCGACCCACTCAATAAAAGAAAATGCGATAAATTGTTTTTTAGGATCGAGTTTATATTTAAAGTGAACGGCAATTGTGATGGCCGCTAAACCGATTATTTTTAAAATAGGCACCACAATTGATGCAATAAAAACAATGCAGGCAATGATTTTCATATCACTGTCAATAAGGCTTAAAATGCCGGAAAAAATAGTATCAGGATAAAGTGTTGAATTTTTTAATAAGTAGGTAATAGGGTAAATATTAGCAGGGATCAAAAACATGACGGCAGTGAGCAAAAGGGCCCATGTTTTTTGTAGGCTATTTTTTTTGCGTAATGAGATAGGATTTGAACAATTGGGACAAATATCGGGATGTTGCTTTTGGTTACTGTTTTTAAAACACACACGGCAAAGCTGTATCCCTTGCTGTAAACCTGTTTTTCCTGCTTTGGCTGTCTCACTCATGATAATACTGTTTCCAATAATGACGATAACTGTAATTACTTAAAATAAGCATATCGACCCATAGAAGGGCCATAAAAAAATAAAAACCTAATCCAAAGTAAAGGTCGGTGTAAGCGATAAGTTTAAAAACGGTTACCATCAAACTCACCATGTACACTTCAAGCATTGACCAATGCGAAAGCATGCGTGTTATTTTTAATATCTTTGGTAGGCAGGCTATGCGTAGGTTATAGGTAAAGCAAGTGCTACTGATTGCAATACAGATGATAAGTAAGGTCGGGGCTATCACTGCGCAAAACAGAACAATAAACGCGACGATAGGCGCATTATGTACCATCATAAAGGCACCTTGTAATAGACTGGTTTCTTCTGTTATTCCGAGTAAATGAATCGAAAGGAGCGGTAAATTAAAGGCCGGGATTGCCAGAAGTAGTGCGCAGATACATAATGCGAGCATCTTAGAGAAGCTATAATGAGAGTGCTTATCAAGGACGTGTTGACAGCGACTGCATTTTGCTGCCTGACCTGCATGCAGGGGCGGAATATGTGATGTCATATCACAATATGGGCAGATCAGGGTTCGCATAAAATGGCGTTACTCCAAAAGGATTTGCACCACAATAGCAAAAAAAAACTAAAGTTGCATTCTTGGTATAAATATTCTACTGTATATAAAACCATGAATGCAAAAGGGGCCAACGTGGCTGTTATCATTAAATATATAGTTGAAAGAAAAGGTGTTGAAAAAATGACCTTTAGTAGTAAGAAAGAGGCGGATGCCTATGATAAAATGCTGGATAGTGCAGATCAATTAGCTGCATTTTTAGCACAAAGTTCAGTGACACTCGATGAAGTGCAACTTGAAGAGTTAGGCTTATATTTAGCCAGTAATAAAGAGGTAGTACAAAGCCTGTTTAAAGGTAACGATTACGAGACTCAAGATAAAGAGCCTCAAGATTAGTTATATTCCCATGACAGCTCAATTTGACTTGGCCTTTGGCGCGAGTGTGAAAATACGACTTCTGCGCAGGAGCCTATAAAAAATAGGTTTCCTAACAAGGGTCCCACTTTGAACGGGGGATCTCTCTGCTTTTCGAGCAAGTGCGAGATAAGTATTATGAGGTAACATGTCTATATACCCGTTATCATTTCAAATACAAAAAACCGTAAGTCGTTAAGGGAACAAATTCTAGCATGAAGAGATAACGCCGTACCTTGATGCATACTTAACTCACGGCCTGCCTTTATGAGCATGCGCTCAAAAAAACAATACAGTGTATCAACTTTTGGACGTGTTCCCCATCATCATGTCGCGCTTTGTCTTAGTCTCCTCGCTAACCATTAATCAATGCATTTTTATTGGTTTATAGGTAGATAGAAAAAATGTTTAAACTGTGACATTGCAAATTGACACTATTCCTTTAAAATAGCCTCTTCGTTTTATTCAAATTATCGTGACTTCTCACGACACATCTTTAAATGTGCTTTGAAAATATAAATTTATACATATGCTTCTTGGTTTGAAGCATCACTGTGAAGGATATAATACATGCCAATAATAACGCTTCCTGACGGTAATCAACGTCAATATGATAATTCAACATCTATCTTAGAAATCGCGGCCGATATCGGACCGGGTCTTGCGAAAGCTTGCATTGCGGGGCGTGTCAACGGCACCCTAGTAGATGCTTGTGATGTGATCACGACCGATGCGGACATTGCAATTATTACGGCTAAAGATGACGAAGGCTTAGAAATATTACGTCACTCTTGCGCACATTTGTTGGGGCATGCCATCAAACAGCTTTATCCAAATGCTAAAATGGCAATTGGACCAACCATTGATAATGGCTTTTATTATGATATCGATGTAGATGTTGCTATTAATGATGAAGAATTAGCAAAAATTGAAAAACGCATGAATCTATTGGTTAAAACCAATTATAAAGTGGTTAAGAAAAATGTATCGGTTGCTGAAGCCATTGCACTTTTTAAAGAGCGTGATGAGCCTTATAAATTAGAGATCCTTGAAGGCATTGATAAAGATGACCGTCCTGGGCTTTACCACCATGAAGAATATATTGATATGTGTCGTGGTCCGCACGTACCAATGATGAAATTTAGTCAATATTTTAAACTGATGAAAGTTGCCGGTGCTTATTGGCGTGGTAATTCAGATAATAAAATGTTGCAACGTATATATGGCACCGCATGGGCTGATAAAAAACAATTAAAAGCGTATTTAAAACGTTTGGAAGAAGCCGCTAAACGCGATCATCGTAAAATAGGTAAACAGTTGGATCTTTACCATATGCAAGATGAAGCGCCAGGTATGGTTTTTTGGCACGCCAATGGTTGGACTATTTACCGCGAGTTAGAAAAATATATTCGTGAGCAAACAGAAGAGTATGGTTATCAAGAAGTCAAAGCGCCACAGATTTTAGATCGCTCATTATGGGAAAAATCAGGACATTGGGCCAAATATAAAGACAATATGTTTTGTACTTGTTCAGAAAATCGTGATTATGCCATTAAGCCTATGAATTGCCCTGGTCATGTTCAAATATTTAACCAAGGCTTAAAATCGTATCGTGATCTGCCTTTACGTATGTCTGAGTTTGGTTCTTGTCACCGTAATGAGCCCTCTGGATCGTTACACGGCTTAATGCGTGTACGTGCCTTTACACAAGATGATGCACATATTTTCTGTACTGAAGCGCAAATATTAGATGAAGTTTCATCATGTATTAAAATGGTCTTTGAATGTTATAAAACATTTGGCTTTGAAAATATCGATGTTAAATTGTCAACACGCCCAGAACAACGCGTGGGTGATGATGCTACATGGGATAAAGCCGAGGCTGCTTTAGCGGATGCTTTAACTAAAAATGACGTGGAATTTTCATGGTTACCAGGCGAAGGTGCTTTTTATGGTCCTAAAATTGAATTTACCTTACATGATTGTTTGGGTAGAGCTTGGCAATGTGGTACTATCCAATTAGATTTTTCAATGCCGGGTCGTTTAGACGCGACATTTGTTGGTGAAGATAATGAACGCCATACTCCTGTTATGATACATCGTGCTATTTTAGGTTCATTAGAGCGTTGGATCGGTATTTTGACAGAAGAATACGCGGGCATATTCCCTACATGGCTATCACCACAACAAGTTGTTGTGATGAATATTACAGATAAACAGTCTGAATATGTGGCTGAAGTTGTAACTAAATTGAAAAAATCGGGTATTCGTGTCATTTCTGACTTGAGAAATGAGAAGATAGGCTTTAAAATCCGTGAACATACTTTAAAACGTGTTCCTTATTTATTGGTTGTTGGCGACAAAGAAGTTGAAGCCCGCGAACTCTCGATTAGAACACGCAAAGGTGATGATTTAGGTAAGTTTAAAATCGATGATTTTATTACTTACATTAAAGAAGAAATTGTCACACGTCGTTAATTTTTTTTGGAGGAAGTTGTTATAAAAGGTGCAAGAAAATCCCCACAGCAGGGTAATAAACATCGTTTGAACGAAGAGATAACTGGTCACGAAGTTCGTTTATCAGACTCGGAAGGCAAACCCGTAGGTGTAGTTTCGCTTGAAGAAGCTAAGAATTTAGCTT
The sequence above is a segment of the Psychromonas sp. CNPT3 genome. Coding sequences within it:
- the thrS gene encoding threonine--tRNA ligase; this translates as MPIITLPDGNQRQYDNSTSILEIAADIGPGLAKACIAGRVNGTLVDACDVITTDADIAIITAKDDEGLEILRHSCAHLLGHAIKQLYPNAKMAIGPTIDNGFYYDIDVDVAINDEELAKIEKRMNLLVKTNYKVVKKNVSVAEAIALFKERDEPYKLEILEGIDKDDRPGLYHHEEYIDMCRGPHVPMMKFSQYFKLMKVAGAYWRGNSDNKMLQRIYGTAWADKKQLKAYLKRLEEAAKRDHRKIGKQLDLYHMQDEAPGMVFWHANGWTIYRELEKYIREQTEEYGYQEVKAPQILDRSLWEKSGHWAKYKDNMFCTCSENRDYAIKPMNCPGHVQIFNQGLKSYRDLPLRMSEFGSCHRNEPSGSLHGLMRVRAFTQDDAHIFCTEAQILDEVSSCIKMVFECYKTFGFENIDVKLSTRPEQRVGDDATWDKAEAALADALTKNDVEFSWLPGEGAFYGPKIEFTLHDCLGRAWQCGTIQLDFSMPGRLDATFVGEDNERHTPVMIHRAILGSLERWIGILTEEYAGIFPTWLSPQQVVVMNITDKQSEYVAEVVTKLKKSGIRVISDLRNEKIGFKIREHTLKRVPYLLVVGDKEVEARELSIRTRKGDDLGKFKIDDFITYIKEEIVTRR